GCGTTGCTGGGTTGGTTGGTCGGACCGCTGACGAACGCTTTGCAGGAAAGTTCCCTGCCGCTACGGGCGGTTGCCCTTTGCCTCAGCGCTTTCGGGCTGGGTGTGCCGATGGGCATTCCGTTCCCGGTGGCTATGCGGTTAGCCCGCAACGCCGCTGTCAGTGTGCCCTATTTGTGGGGTGTTAACGGGGTGATGTCCGTGACAGGCTCGGTAAGCGCTGTGGTTTTGGGCAAGTTGATGGGCTACAGCCGCGCCATCGTCTTTGGCGCCGCCTGTTATTTGCTGGCGATAGCGATGCTGCAACTGTGGCGTCGCTATGCAGACCGATAGCGCCACCGATGGTATGCCAACGCCCCGCAAAACAAGACGATGCTCACCCACTGAGCCTGCGTCAGCCCGTTGACGACCGTCGCCGTCGCACCGGCGCGGGCGAATTCTACGAAAAATCGCAGCACAGCGTAACCCATCACCCACATGACAAAAACAGCCCCCGTGTATGGGGCGAAACGCCGATAACGCACCAGCCACAGAAACAGAACCGCTAACCCTGCGGCTTCGTAAAGCTGGGCTGGATGGCTCGGTAAAGTGTCAACGCCCAACGCGGGGTTGTGAAACCGCACGCCGAGAGGTAGGGTGGTCGGAGCACCGTAGCAACATCCGTTGAGGAAACACCCGATGCGCCCGAAAGCGTGACCCAACGCTGTTCCCGGCGCTGCAGCGTCAGCGACTTGCCCGAAGGGCAAGCGATAGCGTCGTGTCACCCACCAAACACCTAACACACCGCCTAGCACCGCCCCGTGAAAAGACAGCCCTCCATCTGCCCAAATCATCGCGATCGCAGGCAAATGCGTGCGGTAAATTGACCAATGCAACGCGACATACAGCAAACGCGCGCCGATGACGCCCAACGCCATCGCTGCGATGGTAGCGTCATAAAGGGCATCTAAGGGCAGTTGACGACGCCGAAACTCACGGCGCGTCCACCAAAAGCCGATCAACACACCCACCGCTACCATCACGCCGTAGCTGCGGAGCGTAAACGGACCGCACTTCAACAGGACAGGGTGCAACGGCATCACCCGCTTCACTTCTTCTTCTGCGTTTTCAGCGTGCTGCTGCCGCTACGGCGGCGGGGTCCCAGCCTTCATATTTGCCCTGCCCGCGGGTTAAACCGTGTCGGGCGATGAACGCCTCCAACGCCTGGAGAGCGCGGGCGACCATCATGCGATGGCGCAACTCCTTCGGGTGCACTTTCCTCTCCAGCGGCGGCAACAGTCCAAAATTGATGTTCATCGGCGTGAAATGTTTGGGGTCGGCGGTCGTGATATAGTGTGCCAACGCCCCGATCGCCGTCTCGCGGGGGAACACCAGCGGCGGTTCACCTCGCAACAGCCGCGCGGCGTTAATGCCTGCCACTAACCCTGACGCTGCCGATTCAATGTAGCCTTCCACGCCGGTCAATTGCCCCGCGAAAAATAGGTCGTCGCGCCCTTTAAATTGGTAGGTCGGGCGCAGGGCAATAGGAGCGTTGATGTAAGTGTTGCGGTGAATGTAACCGAAGCGCAAAAACTCCGCACGCTCCAAGCCGGGGATGAGCCGAAAGACCCGCTG
The genomic region above belongs to bacterium HR17 and contains:
- the lgt gene encoding Prolipoprotein diacylglyceryl transferase, whose amino-acid sequence is MPLHPVLLKCGPFTLRSYGVMVAVGVLIGFWWTRREFRRRQLPLDALYDATIAAMALGVIGARLLYVALHWSIYRTHLPAIAMIWADGGLSFHGAVLGGVLGVWWVTRRYRLPFGQVADAAAPGTALGHAFGRIGCFLNGCCYGAPTTLPLGVRFHNPALGVDTLPSHPAQLYEAAGLAVLFLWLVRYRRFAPYTGAVFVMWVMGYAVLRFFVEFARAGATATVVNGLTQAQWVSIVLFCGALAYHRWRYRSA